The Geotrypetes seraphini chromosome 8, aGeoSer1.1, whole genome shotgun sequence genome includes a region encoding these proteins:
- the FBXO46 gene encoding F-box only protein 46, which translates to MEQNSSPHIQLWCPRPFGTYSQNKQCTGVQIKKPFICKPKEDGVGCVEVSSENTPPPPPLPQPPTVAPPISPNPSQVEDGRVLLDTWYVIKPGNTKEKIAFFVAHQCSGGGSGRASAMKVKGNWENDGSKAKRRRRSRDPSKGETSQGKIRDDIKEPEEVCLCPASLGITSCEAASDTDLLSVAEMVALVEQRTALALQGCSRPCPGNSHPVGSVPVGGLTPVVFVSTDQEQEDGEKKVSDCNRVAETIAHFESQHRSQNCIRGEPILSTTECVTTSPHSPGEVRIAFRISNRDARAASEPGPSGLFASSGTGGSGTRAKDKITCDLYQLVSPSRDALPSNVEFLLANATPKVESCSNAAREPSDLEMPGEVPQALQVKLEAGAECQASEKLSMMPRDCTAGFHVDVVVTGVVDQCVFYGKDSSKAVKEETVHLTVGSPAQQQQDNSCDDPPPGQLFFLHAQLPSRTPEEAEKAFLDTTNNNHGDGVDPSDVASTSCGLDPDASDASLCRLYRHVSHDFLEIRFKIQRLLEPRQYMLLLPDHIMVKIFSYLPTQSLVALKCSCHYFKSIIEAYDVQAIDSKWSRDPLYRDDPCKQCKKRYRKGDVSLCRWHPKPYHHDLPYGRSYWMCCRTTDKDTPGCRVGLHDNIWVQPCDMLRDRARREDGR; encoded by the coding sequence ATGGAGCAGAACAGCTCTCCTCATATTCAGCTGTGGTGTCCTAGGCCCTTTGGCACCTACTCTCAGAACAAACAATGCACTGGAGTCCAGATCAAGAAACCATTCATATGCAAGCCCAAGGAGGATGGTGTCGGTTGTGTGGAGGTTTCATCGGAGaacactcctcctcctcctcctctgcctcagcCACCAACAGTGGCACCTCCTATTTCTCCTAACCCAAGCCAGGTGGAGGATGGCCGAGTGCTATTGGACACTTGGTATGTTATTAAACCAGGGAATACAAAAGAGAAGATAGCATTTTTTGTTGCCCACCAGtgcagtggtggtggcagcggtcGAGCCAGCGCTATGAAAGTCAAAGGGAACTGGGAAAATGATGGCTCAAAAGCCAAGCGCCGTCGGCGGTCCCGTGATCCCAGCAAGGGAGAAACATCTCAAGGGAAAATACGGGATGACATCAAAGAGCCTGAAGAGGTTTGCTTGTGTCCAGCCTCCCTAGGCATTACCTCTTGCGAAGCTGCTAGTGACACGGACTTGCTTTCAGTGGCTGAGATGGTGGCATTAGTAGAGCAGCGGACTGCTCTGGCTCTGCAAGGTTGCTCTAGGCCCTGTCCAGGAAATTCACACCCAGTAGGATCTGTGCCTGTAGGAGGGCTAACTCCAGTGGTTTTTGTTTCCACGGATCAGGAGCAGGAAGATGGCGAGAAGAAAGTTTCAGACTGCAACCGTGTGGCAGAGACCATAGCACACTTTGAATCACAGCATCGGAGCCAGAACTGCATACGTGGGGAACCTATCCTGAGTACAACAGAATGTGTGACTACCTCACCACATAGTCCCGGTGAGGTGAGGATTGCATTTCGCATTTCTAACAGGGATGCTCGTGCTGCTTCAGAGCCAGGCCCTAGTGGCTTGTTCGCCAGTTCTGGGACTGGGGGCAGTGGCACCCGAGCCAAGGACAAAATCACCTGTGATCTGTACCAGCTGGTCAGTCCTTCCCGGGATGCCCTGCCAAGCAACGTGGAATTTTTGTTGGCCAATGCCACACCTAAAGTAGAGAGCTGTAGCAATGCAGCCCGTGAGCCATCAGACTTGGAAATGCCTGGGGAGGTGCCTCAGGCACTGCAGGTAAAGCTGGAGGCTGGGGCAGAGTGCCAGGCTTCAGAGAAGCTAAGCATGATGCCCCGGGACTGTACAGCTGGCTTCCATGTGGATGTGGTGGTGACAGGCGTGGTAGATCAATGTGTCTTTTACGGCAAGGACAGCAGTAAGGCAGTAAAAGAAGAGACTGTGCACTTGACAGTGGGCTCACCTGCACAGCAGCAGCAGGACAATAGCTGTGATGACCCTCCACCCGGTCAGCTCTTCTTCCTCCATGCTCAACTGCCATCGAGAACACCAGAAGAGGCAGAGAAGGCCTTCCTGGACACAACTAATAACAATCATGGTGATGGTGTGGACCCTTCAGATGTTGCTTCCACCAGCTGTGGCTTGGATCCAGATGCCTCTGATGCCTCACTCTGCCGGCTCTACCGTCATGTCTCACATGACTTTCTGGAGATCCGCTTCAAGATCCAGCGGCTCCTAGAGCCCCGTCAATACATGCTGCTTCTCCCTGATCACATCATGGTGAAAATCTTCAGTTATCTGCCTACCCAATCCCTGGTGGCCTTAAAGTGCTCTTGTCACTATTTCAAAAGTATCATTGAGGCCTATGATGTACAGGCCATAGATTCTAAATGGAGCCGGGACCCTCTTTATCGGGATGACCCTTGCAAGCAGTGTAAGAAGCGCTACAGGAAAGGAGACGTCTCACTGTGTCGGTGGCATCCCAAACCTTACCACCATGACCTGCCTTATGGACGCTCCTATTGGATGTGCTGCCGGACAACCGATAAGGACACACCAGGATGCCGAGTGGGGCTACATGACAATATCTGGGTGCAGCCGTGTGATATGTTGAGGGACAGGGCCCGGAGAGAGGATGGCAGGTGA